In Coregonus clupeaformis isolate EN_2021a unplaced genomic scaffold, ASM2061545v1 scaf0083, whole genome shotgun sequence, the following are encoded in one genomic region:
- the LOC121555847 gene encoding transmembrane protease serine 6: MALGHGSRKSRSCDMEVPPAPVDLQLERVGPSNEASVTSSKTLRRPCRCLLAFLIIVTTIILSVGATLAWYFLEYRVWVLEPRIQQQYTARLSILNRNYSSGLSSHTSPAFTAQAKEVQDMVRRIVKSSDLYRYFNSTKVFAFAEGSVVAHFWLVLSVPGSHVGKVTMERVNSSLQSLLGSYRGSDREETANYGEYLLHLPSFSITETDPKVVELLKASFDCYRYQVVSSSTAVAMRGPDTQRLSCLWHLRAPQGSSTQGFRLELRMEWLLPECRDRLAVYDGLTPTDTHLITSLYGCSRQERVVHVLSSGEWMTVVWKQGLYNYKDPFSLSAQVWTTEVCSTTIELQPVSGVQGSLRTPFYPSYYPPDTNCTWTFTVPSADYGLSLEFEGYELSRANYNQACTQGQWMVQNRRFCGTRGLQPYAERLYLLSTATSVVMTSEVSITGPGLQVHYSLFNQSDPCPGQFLCTLNGLCVAACDGIKDCPNGLDERNCVCIAQYQCPEDSQCVDYYKVCDQHPDCLEAMDEENCTEGVQCTDMTYVCADGTCLKKPNPECDFIADCPDASDERHCNCGLRQFSSRVVGGVNATEGEWPWQVSLQIGGRHVCGGALVSNQWVVSAAHCFYDDRLSPRAWTVYLGKLLLNRSSQMEEAIRVQQILLHQYYDDETHDYDLALLRLERPVAPGTLAQPACLPSPTHQHEPELLCWVTGWGALREGGSPSNVLQKVDVRLVSEDACFRSYGYMVTPRMLCAGYRSGEKDACQGDSGGPLVCQESSGRWFLAGVVSWGKGCGRADYYGVYTRITKLTGWIKEHISGPG; encoded by the exons ATGGCGCTCGGGCACGGCTCCAGAAAGTCGCGTTCCTGTGATATGGAGGTACCACCAGCTCCTGTGGACCTGCAATTGGAAAGG gtGGGGCCCAGTAACGAGGCCTCTGTGACGTCCTCTAAGACATTGAGACGACCCTGCAGGTGTCTCCTAGCCTTCCTTATCATCGTCACCACCATCATCCTCTCTGTAGGAGCCACTCTGGCCTGGTACTTCCTGG agTACAGGGTGTGGGTACTGGAGCCCAGGATCCAGCAGCAGTATACTGCTAGACTCTCTATCCTCAACAGGAACTActcctctggtctctcctctcacACCAGCCCAGCCTTCACAGCCCAGGCCAAGGAAGTACAGGATATG gtGAGAAGGATAGTGAAGAGCTCAGATCTATATCGCTACTTCAACTCCACCAAAGTCTTTGCCTTTGC GGAGGGAAGTGTGGTGGCACACTTCTGGCTGGTCCTGTCAGTCCCCGGCAGCCATGTTGGTAAGGTCACTATGGAGAGAGTCAACAGCAGCCTACAGAGTCTACTAGGGTCCTACAgagggagcgacagagaggagaCTGCTAACTATGGAGAATATCTATTGCAtcttccctctttctctatcACAG AAACAGACCCCAAAGTTGTAGAACTTTTGAAAGCTTCATTTG ACTGCTACAGGTACCAGGTGGTCAGCTCCAGCACAGCAGTGGCTATGAGGGGACCTGACACCCAGCGCTTGTCCTGCCTTTGGCACCTCAGGGCCCCGCAAGGCTCCAGCACCCAGGGTTTCAGACTGGAGCTGAGGATGGAGTGGCTGCTACCAGAGTGTAGAGATAGACTGGCTGTCTATGATGGTTTAACGCCTACCGATACTCACCTCATCACCTC TCTGTATGGCTGCAGCAGACAGGAGCGTGTTGTTCATGTGTTGTCATCAGGAGAGTGGATGACAGTGGTCTGGAAACAGGGCCTCTACAACTATAAAGACCCCTTCTCTCTGTCGGCTCAGGTCTGGACCACTGAAG tgtgttccaCCACCATAGAGCTGCAGCCAGTATCAGGGGTACAGGGTAGCCTACGTACCCCCTTCTATCCCAGCTACTACCCACCTGACACCAACTGTACCTGGACATTCACT gtGCCCTCTGCAGACTATGGACTATCTCTGGAGTTTGAAGGTTATGAGCTGAGCAGGGCCAACTATAACCAGGCCTGTACACAGGGACAGTGGATGGTACAGAaccgcag GTTCTGTGGGACGAGAGGTCTCCAGCCGTACGCTGAGcgcctctacctcctctccacGGCAACCAGCGTTGTCATGACATCCGAGGTGTCAATCACAGGGCCTGGACTCCAGGTCCACTACAGTCTCTTCAACCAATCAGATC CCTGTCCTGGTCAGTTCCTGTGTACACTAAATGGCCTGTGTGTTGCTGCCTGTGACGGCATCAAAGACTGCCCCAACGGACTGGACGAGAGGAACTGTG TGTGTATTGCCCAATACCAGTGTCCAGAGGACAGTCAGTGTGTGGACTACTACAAGGTGTGTGACCAGCACCCAGACTGCCTTGAGGCCATGGATGAAGAGAACTGCACAGagg gtgtgCAGTGTACAGACATGACGTATGTGTGTGCTGACGGGACGTGTCTGAAGAAGCCTAACCCAGAGTGTGACTTCATCGCCGACTGTCCTGATGCATCCGATGAAAGACACTGCA ACTGTGGGCTGAGGCAGTTCTCCAGTCGTGTTGTGGGAGGAGTCAACGCGACTGAGGGGGAGTGGCCATGGCAGGTCAGCCTTCAGATCGGTGGACGACATGTCTGTGGGGGGGCGCTGGTCTCCAACCAATGGGTGGTCTCCGCTGCCCACTGTTTCTATGACGACCG tctctctcccagaGCGTGGACGGTCTACCTAGGTAAGCTCCTATTGAACCGCAGCAGTCAGATGGAGGAGGCCATTCGGGTGCAACAGATCCTCCTGCACCAGTACTACGATGACGAGACACACGATTATGACTTGGCTTTGCTGCGACTGGAGAGACCTGTGGCTCCAGGGACCCTGGCCCAGCCCGCCTGCCTGCCATCACCTACACACCAGCACGAACCTGAGCTACTCTGTTGGGTCACGGGTTGGGGGGCGCTACgtgaaggag GCAGTCCCAGTAACGTGCTGCAGAAGGTGGATGTGCGTCTGGTGAGCGAGGATGCCTGCTTCCGTTCCTACGGTTACATGGTCACTCCCAGGATGTTGTGCGCCGGCTACCGCAGCGGAGAGAAGGACGCCTGTCAG ggTGACTCGGGCGGTCCGTTGGTCTGCCAGGAGAGCTCGGGTCGTTGGTTCCTAGCGGGCGTGGTCAGCTGGGGAAAGGGGTGTGGCCGGGCCGACTACTACGGCGTCTACACCCGCATCACCAAACTCACCGGCTGGATCAAAGAACACATCTCTGGACCTGGCtga
- the c1qtnf6b gene encoding complement C1q tumor necrosis factor-related protein 1 — translation MLGMYLSVLLLLPLASSIPSPSRPPPRPCRRCCDHLQPPESSAAHPAHHAAATPEVHTYINMTILKGDKGDRGDKGMPGKNGKGGPHGYRGPMGPQGTKGQAGAPGDACKLQHSSFSVGRRKSLHSIDYYQALVFDTVFVNLHEHFNMFKGKFYCFIPGIYFFNVNIHTWNFKETYLHLMHNDKEQVILYAQPSERSIMQSQSVMMDLALNDEVWVRLYKRERENAVYSDDVDVYITFNGYLVAPSVQ, via the exons ATGTTGGGGATGTATCTGTCCGTCCTATTGCTCCTCCCCCTGGCCTCGTCCATCCCCTCCCCCTCCAGACCTCCCCCAAGACCCTGCAGACGATGCTGCGACCACCTGCAGCCCCCAGAATCTTCTGCTGCACACCCTGCTCACCATGCTGCCGCCACGCCAGAGGTCCATACCTATATCAACATGACAATACTCAAAG GTGATAAAGGTGACAGAGGAGATAAAGGAATGCCAGGGAAAAACGGTAAAGGAGGTCCACATGGTTACCGGGGTCCCATGGGTCCTCAAGGGACCAAGGGCCAGGCGGGCGCCCCGGGAGATGCCTGTAAGCTGCAGCACTCCTCCTTCTCTGTAGGGAGACGTAAATCCCTCCACAGTATAGACTACTACCAGGCCCTGGTGTTTGACACGGTGTTCGTCAACCTCCACGAGCACTTCAACATGTTCAAAG GTAAATTCTACTGCTTCATCCCGGGTATCTACTTCTTCAACGTGAACATCCACACGTGGAACTTCAAGGAGACCTACCTCCACCTGATGCACAACGATAAGGAACAGGTGATCCTCTACGCCCAGCCCAGTGAGAGGTCCATCATGCAGAGTCAGAGTGTTATGATGGACCTGGCGCTGAACGACGAGGTGTGGGTCAGGCTCtacaagagggagagggagaacgcTGTCTATAGTGATGACGTGGATGTCTATATTACCTTTAATGGATACCTGGTGGCGCCTAGTGTCCAGTGA